A part of Micromonospora chersina genomic DNA contains:
- a CDS encoding nucleotidyltransferase, producing MTWPPCRGYPTRARLRRFVPICPHQVGPRPLQVWPTRSPGTQLHSHRHLRRRETQMAERGDETLVHTLKKVAAVLKQSEIPFALGGSFAVYAHGGHSSDHDVDFLIRQQDVDRALEALVEAGFTAERPPEDWLVKVYDEGRMVDLIHRPIETPVTEETFADTIVRPVDAIHMPVLSASQLMVHKLLSFSQHYCDFARALPLARSLREQIDWERVRKETQHSPYAEAFLVLLDRLDVLPGGASGGRETP from the coding sequence GTGACCTGGCCACCCTGTCGAGGCTATCCGACCCGTGCTCGCCTTCGGCGGTTTGTCCCCATCTGTCCCCACCAGGTCGGGCCGCGCCCGCTACAGGTGTGGCCGACCCGTTCGCCGGGTACGCAACTTCATTCCCACCGCCACCTACGACGACGGGAGACCCAGATGGCCGAGCGCGGGGACGAGACCCTGGTGCACACGCTGAAGAAGGTCGCCGCCGTGCTCAAGCAGTCCGAGATCCCCTTCGCGCTGGGCGGCAGCTTCGCCGTGTACGCCCACGGCGGCCACTCCAGCGACCACGACGTGGACTTCCTGATCCGGCAGCAGGACGTGGACCGGGCCCTGGAGGCCCTGGTCGAGGCCGGCTTCACGGCCGAGCGCCCGCCCGAGGACTGGCTGGTGAAGGTCTACGACGAGGGCCGGATGGTGGACCTGATCCACCGGCCGATCGAGACCCCGGTGACCGAGGAGACCTTCGCCGACACCATCGTGCGGCCGGTCGACGCCATCCACATGCCGGTGCTCTCGGCCAGCCAGCTCATGGTGCACAAGCTGCTCAGCTTCTCCCAGCACTACTGCGACTTCGCCCGGGCCCTGCCGCTCGCCCGCTCGCTGCGGGAACAGATCGACTGGGAACGGGTACGGAAGGAGACGCAGCACTCGCCGTACGCCGAGGCGTTCCTGGTGCTGCTCGACCGGCTCGACGTGCTGCCCGGCGGCGCGTCCGGAGGAAGGGAGACCCCGTGA
- a CDS encoding dTMP kinase → MARSLRVRRGRARLRAVALIGIDGSGKTTQAHRLAEALTAAGHPATYHRNAGGRRWLGRLAQRVGRPDAQRLVGRNGLLAVESVLRWLAIALALLSCLVTGRTAVMDRWSACQYASIRAHGGQRWERLARAGYRLFPPPRVTFLLTVDPAEAYRRIERRGTDHESMQWLSAAATAYRTLPEYDRFVVVDGSGTPEEVSRRIRAHLTEWLPGDPPPPAGPGPGDTRPPSGGAGRDEPVPAQARP, encoded by the coding sequence GTGGCCAGGTCACTGCGGGTGCGGCGCGGCAGGGCCCGACTGCGCGCCGTCGCCCTGATCGGCATCGACGGCTCGGGCAAGACCACCCAGGCCCACCGGCTCGCCGAGGCGCTCACCGCCGCGGGCCACCCCGCCACCTACCACCGCAACGCCGGCGGCCGCCGCTGGCTCGGCCGGCTGGCCCAGCGGGTCGGCCGGCCCGACGCGCAGCGGCTCGTCGGGCGCAACGGCCTGCTCGCCGTGGAGTCCGTGCTCCGCTGGCTGGCGATCGCGCTCGCCCTGCTGAGCTGCCTGGTCACCGGCCGGACTGCCGTCATGGACCGCTGGTCCGCCTGCCAGTACGCCAGCATCCGCGCGCACGGCGGGCAGCGCTGGGAGCGGCTGGCCCGGGCCGGCTACCGGCTCTTCCCGCCGCCCCGGGTCACCTTCCTGCTCACGGTGGACCCCGCAGAGGCGTACCGGCGGATCGAGCGGCGCGGCACCGACCACGAGAGCATGCAGTGGCTCAGCGCCGCGGCCACGGCGTACCGGACCCTGCCGGAGTACGACCGCTTCGTCGTCGTGGACGGCAGCGGCACCCCGGAGGAGGTGTCCCGGCGGATCCGCGCACACCTCACCGAGTGGCTCCCCGGCGACCCACCCCCGCCGGCCGGTCCGGGGCCGGGGGACACCCGCCCGCCCTCCGGCGGGGCGGGGCGCGACGAGCCCGTGCCGGCTCAGGCCCGGCCGTAG
- a CDS encoding SDR family NAD(P)-dependent oxidoreductase, producing the protein MAERTVLVTGGTGGLGGAVTAAFLKAGWRVVVPEREGGEAAPAGAGPGRVGRQPQLGASGAAQRPEAVAADLLDPAGAARAVAVAAAEPAAPLRAVVNLVGGYASGGLVHETPIEEFDRMLRINLRPTYLVTQAALPHLVEAGGGAVVCVSARAAVAPFAGAAGYATAKAAVLAFANAVAVEYRQRGVRCNTVLPSVIDTPANRAAQPDADHRRWVPPAEIAAVIRFLASDESAPTSGASIPVYGRA; encoded by the coding sequence ATGGCGGAGCGGACGGTGCTGGTGACCGGTGGCACGGGCGGGCTGGGCGGTGCGGTCACCGCCGCCTTCCTGAAGGCCGGCTGGCGGGTGGTCGTACCCGAGCGGGAGGGTGGCGAGGCGGCGCCGGCGGGCGCCGGACCGGGCCGCGTCGGGCGACAACCTCAGCTCGGCGCGTCCGGCGCCGCGCAGCGACCTGAAGCCGTCGCGGCGGACCTCCTCGACCCCGCCGGGGCGGCGCGGGCGGTGGCCGTCGCCGCCGCCGAGCCGGCCGCGCCGCTGCGCGCCGTGGTCAACCTCGTCGGCGGGTACGCCAGCGGCGGACTGGTGCACGAGACCCCGATCGAGGAGTTCGACCGGATGCTGCGGATCAACCTGCGCCCCACCTACCTGGTCACCCAGGCCGCGCTGCCGCACCTCGTGGAGGCCGGCGGCGGCGCGGTGGTGTGCGTGTCCGCGCGGGCCGCCGTGGCCCCGTTCGCCGGGGCGGCCGGCTACGCCACCGCGAAGGCGGCCGTGCTGGCCTTCGCCAACGCCGTCGCCGTCGAGTACCGGCAGCGCGGGGTGCGCTGCAACACGGTGCTGCCCAGCGTGATCGACACCCCGGCGAACCGGGCCGCCCAGCCGGACGCCGACCACCGGCGCTGGGTTCCGCCCGCCGAGATCGCCGCGGTGATCCGCTTCCTGGCCTCCGACGAGTCGGCGCCGACCAGCGGGGCGAGCATCCCGGTCTACGGCCGGGCCTGA
- a CDS encoding MurR/RpiR family transcriptional regulator codes for MAKSPKISASHEPGGLIVHISGLLPSLSPAEQRVARLVVSDPADAARRTITDLATAAETSEATVIRFCRSVGMDGYPQLRIRLAAEAARRVEPPDARVVGGDIPPGADLAQIIATIAFNDARAVEETAEQLDPAVCEQVVEAIVAAGRIDVYGAGASGFVASDFQQKLHRIGRTAFYFPDVHTALTSAALLGRGDVAVGISHTGTTSDVIEVLEQARARGATTVALTNFPRSPITEVADHVLTTAARETTYRSGAMASRLAQLTVVDCLFVGVAARNRTKARKALEATAEAVQSHRVGAGRRRA; via the coding sequence GTGGCGAAGAGTCCGAAGATTTCTGCGAGTCACGAGCCCGGTGGACTGATCGTCCACATCAGCGGCCTGCTCCCCTCGCTGTCCCCGGCCGAGCAGCGGGTGGCCCGGCTGGTCGTCTCCGATCCGGCCGACGCCGCCCGGCGCACCATCACCGACCTCGCCACCGCCGCCGAGACATCCGAGGCCACAGTCATCCGGTTCTGCCGGTCGGTGGGCATGGACGGCTATCCCCAGCTGCGCATCCGGCTCGCCGCCGAGGCCGCCCGCCGGGTCGAGCCACCGGACGCCCGGGTGGTCGGCGGCGACATCCCGCCCGGCGCCGACCTGGCGCAGATCATCGCCACCATCGCGTTCAACGACGCACGGGCCGTCGAGGAGACCGCCGAGCAGCTCGATCCCGCCGTCTGCGAGCAGGTCGTCGAGGCGATCGTCGCGGCCGGCCGGATCGACGTCTACGGCGCCGGCGCCAGCGGCTTCGTCGCCTCGGACTTCCAGCAGAAGCTGCACCGCATCGGCCGCACCGCCTTCTACTTCCCGGACGTGCACACCGCGCTCACCTCGGCCGCCCTGCTCGGCCGCGGCGACGTCGCGGTGGGCATCTCGCACACCGGAACCACCTCCGACGTCATCGAGGTGCTCGAACAGGCCCGCGCCCGGGGCGCCACCACCGTCGCGCTGACCAACTTCCCCCGCTCGCCGATCACGGAGGTGGCCGACCACGTCCTGACCACCGCGGCCCGGGAGACCACCTACCGCTCCGGCGCGATGGCCAGCCGGCTGGCCCAGCTCACCGTGGTCGACTGCCTCTTCGTCGGGGTGGCCGCGCGAAACCGGACCAAGGCCAGGAAGGCCCTGGAGGCGACCGCCGAGGCGGTCCAGTCGCACCGGGTGGGCGCCGGCCGGAGGCGGGCATGA
- the murQ gene encoding N-acetylmuramic acid 6-phosphate etherase has protein sequence MTAGRVERNEMAVVRPVVRVGAPTERRNPQSLDLDLMSTRDVLTVINEADRRVPAAVAAVLDEIAETVDLAVAALRGGNRVHYFGAGTSGRLGVLDAAELAPTFNSPRHWFCAHLAGGPEAMWRAVEDAEDDERGGAAEAAECVRPGDLVVGLAASGRTPYVLGALAASRTQGAATVLLCANPEADAAGSVDVFIGVDTGPEVVTGSTRMKAGTAQKLVLNTFSTAVMVRLGRVYSNLMIDMVATNAKLRGRMISILMEATGCAEEVCRSALNEADGDLKTALVSLVSGAEVSAARAALARSADQVRGALALLAS, from the coding sequence ATGACGGCAGGACGGGTGGAGCGGAACGAGATGGCCGTGGTGCGGCCCGTGGTCCGGGTGGGCGCACCCACCGAGCGGCGCAACCCGCAGAGCCTCGATCTCGACCTGATGTCGACCCGGGACGTGCTCACCGTCATCAACGAGGCGGACCGCCGGGTGCCCGCCGCGGTGGCCGCCGTCCTCGACGAGATCGCCGAGACCGTCGACCTGGCCGTCGCAGCGCTGCGCGGCGGCAACCGGGTGCACTACTTCGGTGCCGGCACCTCCGGCCGCCTCGGGGTGCTGGACGCCGCCGAGCTGGCGCCCACCTTCAACTCGCCGCGGCACTGGTTCTGCGCGCACCTGGCCGGCGGCCCCGAGGCCATGTGGCGGGCCGTCGAGGACGCCGAGGACGACGAGCGCGGCGGCGCCGCCGAGGCCGCCGAGTGCGTACGCCCCGGCGACCTGGTGGTCGGGCTCGCGGCCAGCGGGCGCACCCCGTACGTCCTCGGGGCGCTCGCCGCGTCCCGGACGCAGGGGGCCGCGACGGTGCTCCTGTGCGCCAATCCGGAGGCCGACGCCGCCGGGTCGGTGGACGTCTTCATCGGGGTGGACACCGGACCCGAGGTGGTCACCGGGTCGACCCGGATGAAGGCGGGCACCGCGCAGAAGCTGGTGCTGAACACGTTCTCCACGGCCGTGATGGTGCGCCTCGGTCGGGTCTACTCGAACCTCATGATCGACATGGTGGCCACCAACGCCAAGCTGCGCGGCCGGATGATCTCGATCCTCATGGAGGCCACCGGCTGTGCCGAGGAGGTCTGCCGCAGCGCCCTCAACGAGGCCGACGGCGACCTGAAGACCGCCCTCGTCTCGCTGGTGTCCGGCGCCGAGGTCTCCGCCGCCCGGGCCGCCCTGGCCCGCTCCGCCGACCAGGTACGCGGCGCGCTCGCCCTGCTCGCCTCCTGA
- a CDS encoding sigma-70 family RNA polymerase sigma factor, whose amino-acid sequence MARNRATGASEGTVAIVDKNIGMRTDEVAEERDLVGVYLHEISRTPLLDAAKEVDLSKAIEAGLYAEHLLGEDRVPDGVDREDLERLVAEGERAKDLFIRANLRLVVSIARRYVRSGMPMLDLIQEGNTGLVRAVEKFDYERGYKFSTYATWWIRQAISRAIAQQERTVRLPVHLVEDVNRMRNVARQLTRELGSDPEPEQIAAALGVTVERVNELRRWSQDTVSLDTPVGDDGDTNLGDLVADSDAPSPEEIVLTGLERQRIEGLLNHLDDRSAGIMRARYGLEDGREHSLTEVASRFSLSRERIRQLEIQALGRLRELARAEGLQAA is encoded by the coding sequence ATGGCAAGGAACCGGGCAACCGGCGCGAGCGAGGGGACCGTGGCAATCGTGGACAAGAACATCGGCATGCGTACCGACGAGGTCGCCGAGGAGCGGGACCTGGTCGGCGTCTACCTGCACGAGATCTCCCGGACGCCGCTGCTGGACGCCGCCAAGGAGGTCGACCTCTCCAAGGCGATCGAGGCCGGCCTCTACGCCGAGCACCTGCTCGGCGAGGACCGCGTCCCCGACGGCGTCGACCGGGAGGACCTGGAGCGGCTGGTCGCCGAGGGTGAGCGCGCGAAGGACCTGTTCATCCGCGCCAACCTGCGGCTGGTCGTCTCGATCGCCCGCCGCTACGTGCGCTCGGGCATGCCCATGCTGGATCTCATCCAGGAGGGCAACACCGGCCTGGTCCGGGCGGTCGAGAAGTTCGACTACGAGCGCGGCTACAAGTTCTCCACCTACGCGACGTGGTGGATCCGCCAGGCCATCAGCCGGGCGATCGCCCAGCAGGAGCGCACGGTGCGGCTGCCCGTGCACCTGGTCGAGGACGTCAACCGGATGCGGAACGTGGCCCGGCAGCTCACCCGTGAGCTGGGCAGCGACCCGGAGCCGGAGCAGATCGCGGCGGCGCTCGGCGTCACCGTCGAGCGGGTCAACGAGCTGCGCCGCTGGTCGCAGGACACCGTCTCGCTGGACACCCCGGTGGGCGACGACGGCGACACCAACCTCGGCGACCTGGTCGCCGACAGCGACGCCCCGTCGCCGGAGGAGATCGTTCTCACCGGCCTGGAGCGGCAGCGGATCGAGGGTCTGCTCAACCACCTCGACGACCGTTCGGCCGGCATCATGCGGGCCCGCTACGGCCTGGAGGACGGGCGTGAGCACTCGCTGACCGAGGTCGCGTCGCGGTTCTCGCTCTCCCGGGAGCGGATCCGCCAGCTGGAGATCCAGGCCCTCGGCCGGCTCCGTGAGCTGGCCCGCGCCGAGGGGCTGCAGGCGGCCTGA
- a CDS encoding C40 family peptidase: protein MSSLRILLRSLAVAGLSAALLAPASVARAEPTPAELTKQIEKSSTELERIVESYNKLNEEIKANKATAATLQAKIGPLQEQAERSRADVGALAATAYKTGGMRTARALLEPGGAATLPDRLGTLDQLTRQRQQTIAGFTDTQRRLIDQKTRLDATLAREAAQAKQLIAGKKKIEADLARLYELRRQAYGRATEAPARSSSAGSAPAISGSAGVAVRYAYGAIGKPYVWGADGPDGYDCSGLTLAAWRAAGKSLPHNAAMQWDATSRISRSSLQAGDLVFYSGLGHVALYVGGGQVIDAPSAGRNVSKRDMNMMTIQGYGRVR, encoded by the coding sequence TTGTCGTCCTTACGGATCCTGCTGCGCTCGCTCGCGGTGGCCGGCCTCTCGGCCGCGCTGCTCGCCCCGGCGTCGGTGGCTCGGGCCGAGCCCACCCCCGCCGAGCTGACGAAGCAGATCGAGAAGTCCTCGACTGAGCTGGAGCGAATCGTCGAGTCGTACAACAAGCTCAACGAGGAGATCAAGGCCAACAAGGCCACCGCGGCCACGTTGCAGGCCAAGATCGGCCCGTTGCAGGAGCAGGCCGAGCGGAGCCGCGCCGACGTGGGCGCCCTCGCCGCCACCGCGTACAAGACCGGTGGCATGCGCACCGCGCGGGCCCTGCTGGAGCCCGGCGGCGCCGCCACGCTCCCCGACCGGCTGGGCACCCTGGACCAGCTCACCCGCCAGCGGCAGCAGACCATCGCCGGTTTCACGGACACCCAGCGCCGGCTGATCGACCAGAAGACTCGGCTGGACGCCACGCTGGCCCGGGAGGCGGCGCAGGCCAAGCAGCTGATCGCCGGCAAGAAGAAGATCGAGGCGGACCTGGCCCGCCTCTACGAGCTGCGCCGGCAGGCGTACGGCCGGGCCACCGAGGCGCCCGCGAGGTCGAGTTCGGCCGGCAGCGCCCCGGCCATCTCCGGCTCGGCCGGCGTGGCCGTGCGCTACGCCTACGGCGCCATCGGCAAGCCGTACGTCTGGGGCGCCGACGGACCGGACGGTTACGACTGCTCCGGGCTCACCCTGGCGGCCTGGCGGGCCGCCGGCAAGTCCCTGCCGCACAACGCGGCGATGCAGTGGGACGCCACCTCACGGATCAGCCGCAGCTCGCTCCAGGCCGGCGACCTGGTGTTCTACTCCGGGCTCGGCCACGTCGCGCTCTACGTGGGCGGCGGCCAGGTGATCGACGCGCCCAGCGCGGGCCGCAACGTCAGCAAGCGGGACATGAACATGATGACGATCCAGGGCTACGGCCGGGTGCGCTGA
- a CDS encoding DUF6232 family protein — MQTDGSTTRPPRSPGATAPTLLYARPGIVVTGERFTVGRNSWPVADITQLWTARGPHDRLALRAVAVSAALIGAVGVLLGFTGGLQRLTAAAYLTLGAVGLLPLLLVLVGDRWRPPAYELWGRLGGAEVLLFSSDDERQFGQVTRALQRAREGVRHGGWTDPPAAAAWRPNR; from the coding sequence GTGCAGACCGATGGCTCCACCACCCGCCCGCCCCGGTCCCCGGGCGCGACGGCACCGACACTGCTCTACGCCCGACCCGGCATCGTGGTCACGGGCGAGCGCTTCACCGTCGGCCGCAACAGCTGGCCCGTGGCCGACATCACCCAGCTCTGGACCGCCCGCGGTCCGCACGACCGGCTCGCCCTCCGGGCGGTCGCCGTCTCCGCCGCGTTGATCGGCGCGGTCGGCGTGCTGCTCGGCTTCACCGGCGGGCTGCAACGGCTCACCGCGGCGGCGTACCTCACGCTGGGCGCGGTCGGGCTGCTGCCGCTGCTTCTCGTGCTGGTCGGCGACCGCTGGCGGCCCCCGGCGTACGAGCTGTGGGGGCGGCTCGGCGGGGCCGAGGTGCTGCTGTTCAGCAGCGACGACGAGCGGCAGTTCGGCCAGGTCACCCGGGCCCTGCAACGGGCCCGGGAGGGGGTGCGCCACGGCGGCTGGACGGACCCGCCCGCGGCCGCCGCCTGGCGGCCGAACCGCTGA
- a CDS encoding DUF3817 domain-containing protein, whose product MGGALTRYRVIAWIVGVALVVLVLIGMPLKYGFDNPTVVAVVGTAHGWLYMIYLALTFDLSRRADWPLKRMLLVMLAGTVPFVSFYAERRVSHWLAAEQAARAPEPVAG is encoded by the coding sequence GTGGGCGGAGCCCTTACCCGGTACCGCGTGATCGCCTGGATCGTGGGCGTGGCGCTTGTGGTGCTGGTCCTGATCGGGATGCCGCTGAAGTACGGCTTCGACAACCCGACCGTGGTGGCCGTGGTCGGCACGGCGCACGGCTGGCTCTACATGATCTACCTGGCGCTCACCTTCGACCTGTCGCGCCGGGCCGACTGGCCGCTGAAGCGGATGCTGCTCGTGATGCTCGCCGGCACCGTGCCGTTCGTCTCGTTCTACGCCGAGCGCCGGGTCAGCCACTGGCTGGCCGCCGAGCAGGCGGCCCGGGCCCCGGAGCCGGTCGCCGGCTGA
- a CDS encoding DUF6158 family protein, whose product MTESVRRDASPEQRVTEWDGDHARTQDVDGELLGVDPADLGDEDLIREMQSLHRTRLDTLRHATDSALANHLRRTAELETEYLARHPGREVDPSRLRDA is encoded by the coding sequence ATGACCGAATCAGTACGCCGCGACGCCAGTCCGGAGCAGCGGGTGACCGAGTGGGACGGCGATCACGCCCGCACCCAGGACGTGGACGGTGAGCTGCTCGGGGTGGACCCCGCCGACCTCGGCGACGAGGACCTGATCCGGGAGATGCAGAGCCTGCACCGCACCCGGCTCGACACCCTCCGGCACGCCACCGACTCGGCGCTCGCCAACCACCTGCGGCGCACCGCCGAGCTGGAGACCGAGTACCTGGCCCGGCACCCGGGCCGGGAGGTCGACCCGAGCCGGCTGCGGGACGCCTGA
- a CDS encoding DUF1360 domain-containing protein: MTGSGLKQKVARLRQAYAPHEHRPLGGYLVAMGTYGAVTASLVGLVRATGRPVPERPAPGDVVLLSIATHKLSRLLSKDAITSPLRAPFTRYDHPIGSGEVMEQVRDQGSPTRHALGELVSCPFCLAVWVATGLTGGLVLAPRLTRLVATALTAVAASDFLQMGYAVAQQAAEGGHHED, from the coding sequence TTGACCGGGAGTGGCCTGAAGCAGAAGGTGGCGCGGCTGCGCCAGGCGTACGCGCCGCACGAGCACCGGCCGCTGGGCGGCTACCTGGTGGCGATGGGCACGTACGGCGCGGTCACCGCGTCGCTTGTCGGCCTGGTCAGGGCGACCGGCCGCCCGGTGCCGGAGCGGCCCGCGCCCGGCGACGTGGTGCTGCTGTCGATCGCGACCCACAAGCTGAGCCGGCTGCTCTCCAAGGACGCGATCACCAGTCCGCTCCGCGCGCCCTTCACCCGCTACGACCACCCGATCGGCAGCGGCGAGGTGATGGAGCAGGTCCGCGACCAGGGCAGCCCGACCCGGCACGCGCTCGGCGAGCTGGTGAGCTGCCCGTTCTGCCTGGCCGTCTGGGTCGCCACCGGCCTCACGGGCGGGCTGGTGCTGGCGCCCCGGCTCACCCGGCTGGTCGCCACCGCGCTGACCGCGGTGGCCGCTTCGGACTTCCTCCAGATGGGGTACGCGGTGGCCCAGCAGGCCGCCGAGGGCGGGCACCACGAGGACTGA
- a CDS encoding 3-deoxy-7-phosphoheptulonate synthase — translation MTTTPDVHRVIDQRIDRVVPLTTPALLHHHLPLEESLAEAVVAGRRAVGRVLDRTDDRLLVVVGPCSVHDPAAALEYAARLRHAADRLADDLLVVMRVYFEKPRSTVGWKGLINDPGLDGSGDVNTGLRTARALLLDVVRLGLPVGCEFLDPITPQYIADTVAWGAIGARTVESQVHRQLASGLSMPIGMKNRPDGSIGTAVDAIRAAGVPHVFPGIDVSGTPAIMHTRGNADGHLVLRGGGGRPNYDAESVAGALDLLRAAGLPERVVVDASHANSGKDHRNQPLVAADVAAQLAAGQRGIVGIMLESFLQPGRQDLDPTRQLEYGKSVTDACIGWDTTAEVLDHLAQAVRARRATLPTPA, via the coding sequence GTGACGACGACCCCGGACGTCCATCGGGTCATCGACCAGCGGATCGACCGTGTCGTGCCGCTGACCACCCCGGCCCTGCTGCACCACCACCTGCCGCTCGAGGAGTCCCTCGCCGAGGCCGTGGTGGCCGGTCGACGTGCCGTCGGCCGGGTGCTGGACCGCACCGACGACCGGCTGCTGGTCGTGGTCGGCCCCTGCTCGGTGCACGACCCCGCCGCCGCCCTGGAATACGCGGCCCGGCTGCGCCACGCGGCCGACCGGCTCGCCGACGACCTGCTCGTCGTGATGCGCGTCTACTTCGAGAAGCCGCGCTCGACAGTGGGCTGGAAGGGCCTGATCAACGACCCGGGCCTGGACGGGTCGGGCGACGTGAACACCGGCCTGCGCACCGCCCGGGCGCTCCTGCTCGACGTGGTGCGGCTGGGTCTCCCGGTGGGCTGCGAGTTCCTCGACCCGATCACCCCGCAGTACATCGCCGACACGGTGGCCTGGGGCGCGATCGGCGCGCGGACCGTGGAGAGCCAGGTGCACCGGCAGCTCGCGTCCGGCCTGTCCATGCCGATCGGCATGAAGAACCGCCCGGACGGCAGCATCGGCACCGCTGTGGACGCGATCCGGGCGGCCGGCGTCCCGCACGTCTTCCCCGGCATCGACGTCTCCGGCACGCCGGCGATCATGCACACCCGGGGCAACGCCGACGGCCACCTGGTGCTGCGCGGCGGCGGTGGCCGGCCCAACTACGACGCGGAGTCGGTGGCCGGGGCGCTGGACCTGCTGCGCGCCGCCGGGCTGCCCGAGCGCGTGGTGGTCGACGCCAGCCACGCCAACAGCGGCAAGGACCACCGCAACCAGCCGCTGGTCGCCGCCGACGTGGCCGCCCAGCTCGCCGCCGGCCAGCGCGGCATCGTCGGCATCATGCTGGAGAGCTTCCTCCAGCCCGGCCGGCAGGACCTCGACCCCACCCGCCAGCTGGAGTACGGCAAGTCGGTGACCGACGCCTGCATCGGCTGGGACACCACCGCCGAGGTCCTCGACCACCTCGCCCAGGCGGTCCGCGCCCGCCGCGCCACCCTCCCGACCCCGGCCTGA
- a CDS encoding phosphodiesterase: protein MSSPASSVVERAAAALARLRHARLLHPAGRTFSAEVLIWGTPGPPTGVPLLDLPGRWPATVRLSKGVPTPGTWPDVLGVGIRLHRDPEPPVDLLASSSGAAPVLRHLPLPRRGFTGTYTSIMSFRAGRRRLYLAALADPDSPELGRGLAELSAVAGDDGPRLVLAVASAVGPWRPFGEVRLVGRRGAPEDAALAFDPIGNVPPGLRVAGPLAWLRYTTYRGSRRGRGARLSREARRG from the coding sequence ATGTCCTCCCCCGCATCGTCCGTGGTCGAGCGCGCCGCCGCCGCGCTGGCCCGGCTCCGGCACGCCCGGCTGCTGCATCCCGCCGGCCGCACCTTCTCCGCCGAGGTGCTGATCTGGGGTACGCCGGGCCCGCCGACCGGCGTGCCGCTGCTCGACCTGCCCGGCCGGTGGCCGGCGACGGTCCGGCTGTCCAAGGGGGTGCCCACACCGGGAACCTGGCCGGACGTGCTGGGGGTGGGGATCCGGCTGCACCGGGACCCGGAGCCGCCGGTGGACCTGCTGGCCAGTTCCAGCGGGGCGGCGCCGGTGCTGCGTCACCTGCCGCTGCCCCGGCGCGGCTTCACCGGGACGTACACCTCGATCATGTCCTTCCGCGCCGGTCGGCGGCGGCTGTATCTCGCCGCGCTGGCCGACCCCGACTCGCCGGAGCTGGGCCGCGGGCTGGCCGAGCTGTCGGCGGTGGCCGGCGACGACGGGCCGCGGCTGGTGCTCGCGGTGGCCTCGGCGGTCGGGCCGTGGCGGCCGTTCGGCGAGGTGCGGCTGGTCGGCCGGCGCGGCGCCCCGGAGGACGCCGCGCTGGCGTTCGACCCGATCGGCAACGTGCCGCCGGGACTGCGGGTGGCCGGTCCGCTGGCCTGGTTGCGGTACACCACCTACCGGGGTTCCCGGCGGGGCCGGGGCGCCCGGCTCAGTCGGGAGGCTCGACGGGGGTGA